A region of the Phaenicophaeus curvirostris isolate KB17595 chromosome 10, BPBGC_Pcur_1.0, whole genome shotgun sequence genome:
ATCCTAGCCCTAGATTTGCAGTTTCAGCAGAGCATGCTGAGGACAGAAATCATTACAACCACAGCAAGGTAAGCTGTCCCAGCTGCTGCACTGTAACCCTAAGGGTGTCATTCTGAATGGTAAAGCAAATGTCAGTACTACTGCAATCCCGCCCTTCCCGGGCAATATCTGCATGTTTGCTCCCTTCCCTTGTGCTTCTGTGACCCCTGCAGACCACATCGCTTCAATGAGTTAAACCACTGAACAATTAAGCCAGCTAACACTTCCCTCCCTTGCAAATACCAAACAAACTAACTTTCAACAAGTGCCAGCTTAGGTTTGGCACTGCTTCCAGCTTAAGGTTACTGCAGACGCAGTGGCTCTACAGGAACCAGACTGGGTCTGGCAGGGTCAGCACGAAATTGCTAAACTGTAGTCACTAATGATCAAGTTTCAGGCTCTAAGGATGTGGTTTGTTCTCAAGAAATGGCTACCAGATTCTTCTGCTACCTTTAGATAAAAGGTACTCTCTTGGTTTAGTTATGAAAAAATTATGAATGAACTTCTTAAACTGTTAGGAAAACTCcgggaaattttttttttcatttaaggatttttttttacagcgcCCTGTCACAGCCTGGCTAGAACAGGGAAACGCATTCTTAAAATAACAGCTTACATAGCAGATAAGCCAATTTCATATTTCCAGAGTGGCCTCTGTTCACTGTACAAAAGCAGACAATCTTCAAAACATGCTTATAGCAAAAGGTGATTCTCCCACCACTTCAGTctgaaaagcatcttttttcctctagaacatctttttgccttttctgtccACAGAGCATTCTTAGTTAAACACACATGAGAAATTAGAGTGTTGCACACTCTGTCTGGCAAacagggtgggtgctcaagccCCGGGACATAGTTATGAGCTAAAATCTACTCCACAGACCAAGCGCCGTGGGCTGGTGTGCTGTCTCAATGCTCActcactgttcactcttgcacacctACATTTTCTGGCTGAGGACAAGGAAACGTCTGTACCGAGGAGCGAGGCGATGGAGCTGAGCcgtgtctcactgtgacaggttcgAACGGGCTCTGTGCCCATCTCCGTCCCCTCCCACTCGGTTCCTGAGCTACGGGGTCAGTCTCACTCGTTTCTGTCAGCCCTTGTGCAGCAGAGGAAGAATTTGTGGCATTTCCAAGAGTTTGAAAGCATTTCCGGGAGTATAAGGAACCCTCAAGAATAAAGAATTTTCAGGAGTACAAAGCGTTTTCAAGAACGTAAACCCTGAATTTAAAGCGCTTGTAAGAATGTAaagaattttcaaaaatgtaaaGCATTTTCAAGGCTGTGAAGCCCTTTCAAGGCTGTAAAGCCTTTCCAAGAGCCAGGAACTACCGGATTTCTAAAGAACACCAGAAAACAGCGGCGCCAGCCAACAGCGAGGCCAGATCTCCCACCCAGGGGAACCAGCCCCTTGGCGTTCAAgagtttttttgctgtttaaatCACCCTTCAATGGATGTTCGGTACATTCCGCCGCCTCACACCGCACCAGCCACCGGGAGGCTCGGGGAGGAGCGTTAGGGACTCTGAATTAAGGCGTTTCGGGCGCACAGATACGCCGCGTTGCGCAGCGGCGGCCCCTGAGGGAGGGAGCGAGCGAGCGAGCGAGCAaccccccctcccagcctcGCGCCGGAAGCCGCGTATCCCTccgccgcccccccgccccgcgctcaCCCATGACCTGCACCCGGCAAATGGCGCACGTGTCGCACTCTACGTCCCAGCTCCACATGGCCACCGCGTTCCACTTCTTCAACGAAAACATCTTCTCGGGGCCTCCCGCCTTAGAACCCGCCGAGCCGGGGTGCGAGTGGGGGGCGCCCGGGTCGTCCCCGTCCTCCACATCGGCCATGGCGGACGGGGGCCGGGCGGGGGCGGGGACGCGGGGCTGCGGCGCCCCCGtgcggcggcggctgcgggggCCGCGAGGGGCGCCCCCGCGCGGCGGCACCGGGCAGCGCAGCCCTGGGCGCTGCGGGAGCGGGAGGACAAAGCGGGGGGAGGCGGCGATGGGAGGAGAATCACAATCCATCAGTCGCCATCGATGAGAAGGTCCCGaggtggaagggacccaccAGGATCAAGGTGTGATGTCCAAACGCTTCTGGGACAGGGTCAGGCTGGCGCCGTGACTGCAGCCCCGGGGAGCAGCGCTCCACCGCCCTCTGGGGGAAGCACCTTCTGCTGTCCAACCTCGCCCTCCCCCGCCGGTCCCTCGGGTCTTGTCATTGGTCGCCAAAAAGAAGAGTTCAATGCTtgatcctcctcctccccttgtgagggaGCTGCCGACCACAATGAGGTCCCTCCTCAGTCTCTTCCTCTCCAGGTTGAGCAGACTAAGCggcctcagctgctcctcacacaacTTCCCGTCTCAACCCTTCACCGCCCCTGGGAACACGCTCCaggagctttagatccttttcaTCCTGCAGCAGCCAATCCCACACACaactgcccagagcagtggtggctgccccctccccgtaattgttcagggccaggctggagggggctctgagcagcctggtccagagggaggtgtccctgcccctggcagggggtggaCCTGGGTGACCGTTGgggtcccttcaacccaaacccttctaagATTCGATACTCGAGGTGGGGCTGCAGAAGGGTGGCAGCGCGTGGTCGTGGCTCCCTGCGGCAAAGGTTGGtgccccagcccctcagccctcaccgggaggaggcagggagcagcCCCGCTCTTCAGCTGACCCCTCGAGAAGCAGCAGGCCCTAGCTGTGAGGTCAAACTCAAGCAGAGTAGCGAGGGCGATGGCCATCCCAACAGCCTCAACAGCCCCAACCTGACCgccctcctcccaccccactgCGCGTGGCCCCACTCACCCACACGGAACCACAGCAGCCCTCAAAAACCACTTTACGTGTTAGTGCCATTTTCCACTGTtcctatatttcattttatacaCACACTGAAAATGCTTCTCAAATTCATTATCAACTCATACAATTGTtaagaggttggagaagatgtctaagctcatccagcccaaccccaccgtgcctaa
Encoded here:
- the RNF7 gene encoding RING-box protein 2; translation: MADVEDGDDPGAPHSHPGSAGSKAGGPEKMFSLKKWNAVAMWSWDVECDTCAICRVQVMDACLRCQAENKQEDCVVVWGECNHSFHNCCMSLWVKQNNRCPLCQQDWVVQRIGK